A region of Arabidopsis thaliana chromosome 5, partial sequence DNA encodes the following proteins:
- a CDS encoding Ubiquitin carboxyl-terminal hydrolase family protein (Ubiquitin carboxyl-terminal hydrolase family protein; CONTAINS InterPro DOMAIN/s: RNA recognition domain, plant (InterPro:IPR021099); BEST Arabidopsis thaliana protein match is: Ubiquitin carboxyl-terminal hydrolase family protein (TAIR:AT4G33495.1); Has 30201 Blast hits to 17322 proteins in 780 species: Archae - 12; Bacteria - 1396; Metazoa - 17338; Fungi - 3422; Plants - 5037; Viruses - 0; Other Eukaryotes - 2996 (source: NCBI BLink).) has product MPTLLLQSTKMVKACRFSTNKLMSRWKNLVGLNVNVGAFIGKYPHAFEIFTHPFSKNLCCKITEKFKVLIDEEENVVRECEVDAVKRVKKLLLLSKHGVLRVHALRLIRKELGLPEDFRDSILAKYSSEFRLVDLETLELVDRDDESLCVAKVEEWREVEYREKWLSKFETNYAFPIHLPTGFKIEKGFREELKNWQRVPYVKPYDRKEISRGLERFEKRVVAVIHELLSLTVEKMVEVERLAHFRKDLGIEVNVREVILKHPGIFYVSTKGSSQTLFLREAYSKGCLIEPNPIYNVRRKMLDLVLLKTRYSRMLLQREDETHREEKSRDVLISSNEDWEGGRDGDWVLPILGK; this is encoded by the exons ATGCCCACTTTACTTCTACAATCAACGAAGATGGTTAAAGCCTGTAGATTCAGCACAAACAAG CTTATGTCTAGATGGAAGAATCTCGTTGGTTTGAATGTAAATGTTGGAGCTTTTATCGGTAAGTATCCTCATGCTTTTGAGATCTTTACACATCCTTTTAGTAAGAATCTTTGTTGTAAGATTACTGAGAAGTTTAAGGTATTGATtgatgaggaagagaatgTTGTTAGAGAGTGTGAGGTTGATGCTGTGAAGAGGGTaaagaagttgttgttgttgtcgaaACACGGTGTTCTTCGTGTACATGCTTTGAGGTTGATTAGAAAGGAATTGGGTTTGCCTGAGGATTTTCGAGATTCTATTTTAGCTAAGTATAGTTCAGAGTTCAGGTTAGTTGATTTGGAGACTTTAGAGTTAGTTGATAGAGATGATGAGAGTTTGTGTGTGGCAAAAGTTGAGGAGTGGAGAGAAGTTGAATATAGAGAGAAATGGTTAAGTAAGTTTGAGACGAATTACGCGTTTCCTATTCATCTTCCTACAGGGTTCAAGATTGAGAAAGGGTTTAGAGAAGAGTTAAAGAATTGGCAAAGGGTTCCTTATGTGAAGCCTTATGATAGAAAGGAGATTTCTCGAGGGTTAGAGCGATTCGAGAAGCGTGTTGTTGCAGTTATCCATGAGCTTCTGAGCTTAACGGTAGAGAAAATGGTTGAAGTTGAGAGATTAGCTCATTTTCGAAAGGATCTTGGTATTGAAGTAAACGTGAGGGAAGTTATATTGAAACATCCCGGGATTTTCTATGTGTCGACGAAAGGAAGTAGTCAGACTTTGTTTCTAAGAGAAGCTTATAGCAAAGGGTGTTTGATTGAGCCGAACCCGATATACAATGTGAGGAGGAAAATGCTTGATCTTGTGTTGTTGAAAACGCGTTATTCGAGAATGTTGTTACAAAGGGAAGATGAAACTcatagagaagagaagagtagAGATGTTTTGATTAGCTCTAATGAAGATTGGGAAGGAGGGAGAGATGGAGATTGGGTCTTACCAATTTTGGGGAAATGA